The Nitriliruptor alkaliphilus DSM 45188 genome includes a region encoding these proteins:
- a CDS encoding zf-HC2 domain-containing protein, protein MNAHERYEELAVGHVLGGLGAAEAADFRSHLLGCRDCRMRVAELRDIAADLAAAEREERSEARLRTEVARRTAEQDEEARSPSRPGVSSRLLGALVVVAVVVFGALAFWNLHLRTQVTALGLLADRQDATLAELASGVSVTVDAVHPTSGLVVVDEDEVAFSFAELPTLARAERYVVWLVGTADGGDEAVLIARTDDRRVAGVVERDGADELLVTVEDGPAGATAAVGREVARAALTGG, encoded by the coding sequence GTGAACGCGCACGAGCGGTACGAGGAGCTGGCGGTCGGGCACGTGCTCGGCGGCCTCGGCGCGGCCGAGGCAGCCGACTTCCGCTCGCACCTGCTCGGGTGCCGTGACTGTCGGATGCGGGTCGCCGAGCTGCGCGACATCGCGGCGGATCTGGCCGCAGCCGAGCGCGAGGAGCGTTCCGAGGCCAGACTCCGCACCGAGGTGGCCCGCCGCACCGCCGAGCAGGACGAAGAGGCGCGCTCGCCGTCCCGTCCGGGCGTCTCGTCGCGTCTGCTCGGGGCCCTGGTGGTCGTCGCCGTCGTCGTCTTCGGCGCCCTCGCCTTCTGGAACCTCCACCTGCGCACGCAGGTCACCGCCCTCGGCCTGCTGGCCGATCGGCAGGACGCCACGCTCGCCGAGCTCGCCTCCGGCGTCTCGGTCACCGTCGACGCGGTGCATCCCACCAGCGGGCTGGTCGTGGTCGACGAGGACGAGGTGGCCTTCAGCTTCGCCGAGCTGCCGACGCTGGCGCGCGCGGAACGGTACGTCGTCTGGCTCGTCGGAACGGCTGATGGCGGGGACGAGGCGGTCCTGATCGCTCGCACCGACGACCGCCGCGTCGCCGGGGTGGTCGAGCGGGACGGCGCCGACGAGCTGCTGGTCACCGTGGAGGACGGCCCCGCCGGTGCGACCGCCGCGGTCGGCCGGGAGGTCGCGCGGGCCGCGCTCACCGGCGGCTGA
- a CDS encoding PhoU domain-containing protein, with protein sequence MPFGLQRDASDRLDRIEATLQRMFTDDRHAFDLAMSALVGGAPARNVGAELRATDHRVNEAEREIRRELVVHASVHGGIDTPAVLVYMSIVKDVERVGDYAKNLFDLANDGADLSTTPQAGHYLELRDTVSAMIVDVADAFRDRNPERSRDLLSNGDALMDQFDDAVSALVREEPAGVQAVAQALTYRYLKRIVAHLLNVLSAVVMPVDRLDYFDEDPEDRS encoded by the coding sequence GTGCCCTTCGGCCTCCAGCGCGATGCCAGCGACCGTCTCGATCGCATCGAGGCGACGCTGCAGCGCATGTTCACCGACGACCGACACGCCTTCGACCTGGCGATGTCGGCGCTGGTCGGTGGCGCCCCGGCACGCAACGTGGGGGCCGAGCTGCGGGCGACCGACCACCGCGTCAACGAGGCCGAGCGCGAGATCCGACGCGAACTGGTCGTCCACGCGTCGGTCCACGGCGGCATCGACACGCCGGCGGTCCTGGTCTACATGTCCATCGTCAAGGACGTGGAGCGGGTGGGCGACTACGCCAAGAACCTGTTCGACCTCGCCAACGACGGCGCCGACCTGTCCACCACGCCGCAGGCTGGGCACTACCTCGAGCTGCGCGACACGGTGTCAGCGATGATCGTGGACGTCGCCGACGCGTTCCGTGACCGCAACCCGGAACGGTCCCGCGACCTACTGTCCAACGGTGATGCGCTGATGGACCAGTTCGACGACGCCGTGTCGGCGCTGGTGCGCGAGGAGCCCGCGGGCGTCCAGGCCGTCGCCCAAGCGCTCACCTACCGCTACCTGAAGCGGATCGTCGCCCACCTGCTCAACGTCCTCTCGGCGGTGGTCATGCCGGTCGATCGGCTCGACTACTTCGACGAGGACCCCGAGGACCGCTCCTGA
- a CDS encoding Na/Pi symporter, producing MSAALPPGRLRPRRELSTPLRAALVLALLYLFLVGVSLLEDGIAGLGDGFQSGLLENVANPVSGLFAGILFTVLVQSSSVSTATIVGLVGSGTLTVELAVPMIMGANIGTTITNTLASLGSIRHSEDFRRGFSAATIHDFFNLLAVGVLLPIELVTGVISGSAQWLTERLRGSEVSEIGKSPVKRAVDVPVDVIEGFLEVSPVGGRFIAFTLLVVGLGLIFVALSQITRNMRQLVAGSVERAMNRIVGRGGGAVGILVGMAVTVAVQSSSITTSILVPLVAAGVLTLPNAYPITLGANVGTTITALIASLAVLRPEGLTIALVHTLFNVGAIALLYPIRVVRLLPVRAAERLAAQAVERRSVVLWYIVGLFVVIPLLGVFLIP from the coding sequence GTGTCCGCTGCCCTGCCGCCCGGCCGCCTGCGGCCGCGTCGCGAACTGTCGACGCCGCTGCGCGCTGCCCTGGTCCTAGCGCTGCTCTACCTGTTCCTGGTGGGCGTCTCGCTGCTCGAGGACGGCATCGCCGGCCTCGGCGACGGGTTCCAGAGCGGCCTGCTCGAGAACGTGGCCAACCCCGTCTCCGGCCTCTTCGCCGGCATCCTGTTCACGGTGCTGGTGCAGTCCTCATCGGTGTCGACCGCCACCATCGTCGGCCTCGTCGGGTCGGGGACGCTGACCGTCGAGCTCGCCGTCCCGATGATCATGGGTGCCAACATCGGCACCACGATCACCAACACGCTGGCGTCCCTCGGTTCCATCCGGCACTCCGAGGACTTCCGCCGCGGGTTCTCGGCCGCCACGATCCACGACTTCTTCAACCTGTTGGCCGTCGGCGTCCTGCTGCCCATCGAGCTGGTCACCGGCGTGATCTCCGGGTCCGCCCAGTGGCTGACCGAACGCCTGCGCGGCAGCGAGGTCAGCGAGATCGGCAAGAGCCCGGTCAAGCGCGCCGTCGACGTCCCGGTCGATGTCATCGAGGGCTTCCTCGAGGTGTCGCCGGTCGGTGGCCGCTTCATCGCCTTCACGCTGCTCGTGGTCGGCCTCGGCCTCATCTTCGTCGCCCTGTCGCAGATCACCCGCAACATGCGTCAGCTGGTGGCCGGCAGCGTCGAGCGCGCCATGAACCGCATCGTCGGTCGCGGCGGTGGCGCGGTCGGCATCCTGGTCGGCATGGCCGTCACGGTCGCGGTGCAGTCGTCGTCGATCACCACCTCCATCCTGGTGCCACTGGTGGCGGCCGGCGTGCTCACCCTCCCCAACGCCTACCCGATCACCCTCGGCGCCAACGTCGGCACCACCATCACCGCCCTCATCGCCTCCCTCGCGGTGCTCCGCCCCGAGGGACTGACCATCGCGTTGGTCCACACCCTGTTCAACGTCGGGGCCATCGCCCTGCTCTACCCGATCCGCGTCGTCCGCCTGCTGCCGGTCCGTGCGGCCGAACGGCTTGCCGCCCAGGCCGTCGAGCGGCGTAGCGTGGTGCTGTGGTACATCGTCGGGTTGTTCGTCGTGATCCCACTGCTCGGCGTGTTCCTCATCCCCTAG
- a CDS encoding DUF1990 family protein, whose amino-acid sequence MSGPDSTAVPAEQPSGQPTQHRVEGRWAAPRDRLQVEGEVGAAAVDGRRVSGPVQGFGRLWQKTFRVRLDDVEITPAEVMATWRERYGEFWPTGNEFRSPLAGVEPGEIGIITGRVGGLRLSTGVLVMYADETSFAFITPEGHPFAGLITFSADRDDDGTTAAQVELFLRAHDPIVELGLAFGLHRKEETIWTDTCGNLARALGVLQPTVDSRVVCVDRRRQWRRIGNLRHDAVLSALIRPFRR is encoded by the coding sequence ATGAGCGGTCCCGACAGCACGGCAGTTCCCGCCGAGCAGCCGAGCGGACAGCCGACGCAGCACCGGGTCGAGGGTCGCTGGGCGGCACCGCGCGATCGGCTCCAGGTCGAAGGCGAGGTGGGCGCGGCCGCGGTCGACGGCCGTCGTGTCAGCGGCCCGGTGCAGGGGTTCGGACGGCTGTGGCAGAAGACCTTCCGGGTCCGGCTGGACGACGTCGAGATCACGCCTGCCGAGGTGATGGCCACCTGGCGTGAGCGCTACGGCGAGTTCTGGCCGACCGGCAACGAGTTCCGATCACCACTCGCAGGCGTCGAGCCGGGCGAGATCGGGATCATCACCGGACGCGTCGGAGGGCTGCGCCTGTCGACCGGTGTGCTGGTCATGTACGCCGACGAGACGTCGTTCGCGTTCATCACCCCGGAGGGCCACCCCTTCGCCGGGCTGATCACCTTCTCCGCCGACCGTGACGATGACGGCACCACGGCTGCCCAGGTCGAGTTGTTCCTGCGTGCGCACGACCCGATCGTCGAGCTCGGGCTCGCCTTCGGTCTGCACCGCAAGGAGGAGACGATCTGGACCGACACGTGCGGGAACCTCGCGCGTGCTCTCGGTGTTCTCCAGCCCACGGTCGACTCGCGGGTCGTGTGCGTCGACCGTCGCCGGCAGTGGCGTCGCATCGGCAACCTCCGCCACGACGCCGTGCTGTCCGCGCTCATCCGCCCGTTCCGCCGCTGA
- a CDS encoding ATP-binding protein codes for MDGLKVDVLGPPRVTVDGAPLRVDTRKAVALLGILAVDGPRSRGSLAALLWPESDTSRARGALRRTLSVLTHALDGRGVVAEETVRFDTDAVTVDAAEVAGLLERVADHDETPEQRCDRCLADLKRTVELHRGELLEGFGLRDSTLFDDWRTERAEHVRRRLVGVFDLLTTTQLRRGVLDGALDGLERWLVIDPLNEEVHTRLMLLHAWRGERAEAVRRYRACVAVLDVELGVAPLARTTQVYQAILQGRVRPAVRSDATDPVVEAAEIAPVRSPARTPHPGRHEGWPLVGRDEVLDELAAVVTNGAVGARRLTVVTGEAGVGKTRLADALRQRLEAAGRPPAAARCFAGETGLAFGPFVDLLRQVIDRMPASRLTALPAATVKELHRLVPAHLANEPDPRVELAPLDSPGARAVFFAAIWDVLDAALADIPPGVVVLDELQAIDPSSIQLLGYGLHRLADRDLAVVLCLRAEDAPAELLALLDDPAVAGIAHRVDLPRLVPDDAAALVAAVVPDTDPSLAERLYAESEGLPLLLAEYLRLIVDGEVAVDDGGQGWLLPRGARELARSRLAGLSDTATQIASAAATFGRSFDLEVVRAASGRTATDVVDGIDELLARRLVRELRGDTSAPEYDFVHDKLRAAIYEGTSLARRRLLHGRIADALAPLVRRDAHRAGGAAAVAEHARLADRDDEAARWHAVAAEQARRLFANEEAYRHLEQAIALGHPDVWRLRLQLGEVATLLGHYPAALATFEAAAAGAVDDATLAMTELRIAGVYLRRGELALAGSHLTAARQLVDDGTPTTARIEADLGLLRLREGHLADAVAHAEQALALASDGGDVEGRAQALNLLGLVARHEGDPAAARDHLAASVQLAEGLADPAAYVAALNNLALATAEAGDVEGAVDLQQRAVERGARYGDRHREAALRNNLADLLHLAGRDDEALATLEGAVGLFASIDTATDPSPEIWKLVDW; via the coding sequence GTGGACGGTCTGAAGGTCGACGTGCTCGGCCCGCCCCGCGTGACGGTCGACGGCGCCCCGCTCCGCGTGGACACCCGCAAGGCGGTGGCGCTGCTGGGGATCCTCGCCGTCGACGGCCCGCGGTCACGCGGGAGCCTGGCCGCCCTGCTGTGGCCCGAGTCCGACACGAGCCGTGCCCGCGGGGCGCTGCGCCGGACCCTGTCCGTGCTCACCCACGCCCTCGACGGGCGGGGGGTCGTCGCCGAGGAGACCGTGCGGTTCGACACCGACGCGGTGACGGTCGACGCGGCAGAGGTGGCGGGGCTCCTCGAGCGGGTCGCCGACCACGACGAGACCCCGGAGCAGCGCTGCGACCGCTGCCTCGCCGATCTGAAGCGGACCGTCGAGCTGCACCGCGGCGAACTCCTGGAGGGCTTCGGGCTGCGCGACAGCACACTGTTCGACGACTGGCGCACCGAACGAGCCGAGCATGTGCGGCGTCGTCTCGTCGGTGTCTTCGACCTCCTGACGACCACGCAGCTGCGCCGTGGGGTGCTGGACGGGGCGCTGGACGGACTCGAGCGGTGGCTCGTGATCGACCCGCTGAACGAGGAGGTGCACACCCGGCTCATGCTGCTCCACGCCTGGCGCGGCGAACGGGCCGAGGCGGTCCGGCGTTACCGCGCCTGCGTCGCCGTCCTCGATGTGGAGCTCGGGGTGGCGCCGCTGGCACGGACCACGCAGGTCTACCAGGCGATCCTCCAGGGGCGGGTCCGGCCGGCGGTCCGCAGCGACGCGACCGACCCGGTGGTCGAGGCTGCCGAGATCGCGCCCGTGCGCTCCCCCGCCAGAACCCCCCACCCCGGCCGGCACGAGGGCTGGCCGCTGGTCGGCCGTGACGAGGTCCTGGACGAGCTGGCCGCCGTGGTCACGAACGGCGCCGTCGGTGCCCGTCGGCTCACCGTCGTGACGGGTGAGGCCGGCGTGGGCAAGACGCGTCTGGCCGACGCGCTGCGACAGCGGCTGGAGGCCGCTGGCCGCCCACCCGCCGCCGCGCGCTGCTTCGCCGGGGAGACCGGACTCGCCTTCGGCCCGTTCGTCGACCTGCTGCGGCAGGTGATCGACCGCATGCCGGCGAGCCGGCTGACGGCCCTGCCAGCGGCGACCGTGAAGGAACTGCACCGGCTCGTACCCGCCCACCTCGCGAACGAACCGGACCCGCGGGTCGAGCTGGCACCGCTCGACTCCCCCGGCGCCCGCGCCGTGTTCTTCGCCGCCATCTGGGACGTACTCGACGCGGCGCTCGCCGACATCCCGCCAGGCGTGGTCGTGCTCGACGAGCTCCAGGCCATCGACCCGTCGTCGATCCAGCTGCTCGGCTACGGGCTGCACCGGCTCGCCGACCGCGACCTGGCCGTCGTGCTGTGCCTGCGCGCTGAGGATGCCCCGGCCGAACTCCTGGCGCTCCTCGACGACCCAGCCGTGGCCGGGATCGCCCACCGGGTGGACCTGCCCCGGCTGGTCCCGGACGACGCTGCGGCCCTGGTCGCGGCGGTGGTCCCCGACACCGACCCCTCACTCGCCGAGCGGCTCTACGCCGAGTCCGAGGGGCTGCCCCTGCTGTTGGCCGAGTACCTCCGTCTCATCGTCGACGGCGAGGTGGCGGTCGACGACGGCGGGCAGGGATGGCTGCTACCTCGCGGGGCGCGTGAGCTGGCGCGCTCGCGGCTGGCCGGCCTGTCCGACACCGCCACCCAGATCGCCTCGGCCGCCGCCACCTTCGGCCGCTCGTTCGACCTCGAGGTGGTCCGGGCCGCCAGCGGTCGCACCGCCACGGACGTCGTCGACGGCATCGACGAGCTGCTGGCCCGCCGTCTCGTACGCGAACTCCGCGGCGACACGTCCGCACCGGAGTACGACTTCGTCCACGACAAGCTGCGCGCCGCCATCTACGAGGGCACCAGCCTGGCGCGACGCCGACTGTTGCACGGGCGCATCGCCGACGCCCTGGCACCGCTGGTGCGGCGGGACGCCCACCGGGCCGGAGGCGCCGCCGCCGTCGCCGAGCACGCCCGGCTTGCCGACCGCGACGACGAGGCAGCGAGGTGGCACGCCGTCGCCGCGGAGCAGGCGCGCCGGTTGTTCGCCAACGAGGAGGCCTACCGGCACCTGGAGCAGGCCATCGCACTCGGCCACCCCGATGTCTGGCGGCTGCGCCTGCAGCTCGGCGAGGTCGCCACGCTGCTGGGCCACTACCCGGCAGCGCTGGCCACGTTCGAAGCGGCGGCCGCCGGGGCGGTCGACGACGCGACGCTGGCCATGACCGAGCTCCGGATCGCCGGTGTGTACCTGCGACGCGGTGAGCTCGCCCTGGCCGGGTCGCACCTCACCGCCGCGAGGCAGCTGGTCGACGATGGCACCCCCACCACCGCCCGCATCGAGGCCGACCTCGGGCTCCTCCGGCTCCGCGAAGGCCACCTCGCCGACGCGGTGGCCCACGCCGAGCAGGCGCTGGCCCTGGCCAGCGATGGGGGTGACGTGGAGGGCCGAGCCCAGGCGCTCAACCTCCTCGGACTGGTCGCCCGCCACGAGGGCGACCCGGCGGCGGCGCGGGACCACCTCGCCGCCAGCGTGCAGCTGGCCGAAGGGTTGGCCGACCCCGCCGCGTACGTCGCCGCGCTCAACAACCTGGCCCTGGCCACCGCAGAGGCCGGCGACGTCGAGGGCGCGGTCGACCTGCAGCAGCGGGCGGTCGAGCGAGGGGCGCGGTACGGCGACCGACACCGCGAGGCGGCGCTGCGCAACAACCTCGCCGACCTGCTCCACCTCGCCGGGCGGGACGACGAAGCGCTGGCGACCTTGGAGGGGGCGGTCGGCCTGTTCGCGTCGATCGACACCGCAACCGACCCGAGCCCTGAGATCTGGAAGCTGGTCGACTGGTAG
- a CDS encoding SRPBCC family protein — translation MSRAEHTITIRRPAGEVFAFITDPANTPLWQPSVVDVRRLTDAPIVAGSRFVEVRRLLGRSVESVFEVTDLDPPHRSAVTVVDGPITGHASYALREIPDGTELRFAYQMDAAGVFKVAEQLVTRLLVREFDASLGHLKDLLEARIGGATPSPGTPHDLP, via the coding sequence ATGTCCCGCGCGGAGCACACGATCACCATCCGCCGGCCGGCTGGCGAGGTGTTCGCCTTCATCACCGATCCGGCCAACACGCCGCTGTGGCAACCGTCCGTCGTCGACGTGCGGCGGCTGACGGACGCCCCGATCGTCGCCGGATCCCGCTTCGTCGAGGTTCGCCGTCTGCTGGGCCGCAGCGTCGAGTCGGTGTTCGAGGTGACCGACCTCGACCCGCCGCACCGCAGCGCCGTCACGGTCGTCGACGGCCCGATCACCGGCCACGCGTCCTACGCGCTGCGCGAGATCCCCGACGGGACCGAGCTGCGGTTCGCCTACCAGATGGACGCGGCGGGGGTCTTCAAGGTGGCCGAGCAGCTGGTCACGCGGCTGCTGGTCCGCGAGTTCGACGCCAGCCTGGGCCATCTCAAGGATCTCCTCGAGGCCCGTATCGGTGGTGCGACCCCGAGCCCGGGCACACCCCACGACCTGCCATGA
- a CDS encoding ATP-binding SpoIIE family protein phosphatase, translated as MPMLRLPLRSRQVRPSDLESDTQAGTADVTAAPQVDIPPQDPLLAYFQSHPEPIDVDNLKLDSPGVTALRAAGIKLAVPLVSQGELIGLLNLGPRLSEQEYSADDRKLLENLAGQAAPALRVAQLVREQEAEVRRRERYEQELKVAQLIQQNFLPQTVPEPSGWLLNAFYRPAREVGGDFYDFIELPRGELGVVVGDVTDKGVPAALVMASTRSVLRSSAGRLVEPTEVLERVNDVLVPDMPPNMFVTCLYGVLSPDIGRFRFANAGHNLPAVQTDAGALEPRATGMPLGLLPGATYDQAEVTIDPGWAVVLYSDALPEAHDPAGEMYGFPRLLELVGSASADTELIDGLLSSLHGFTGPEWEQEDDITIVTLRRSAGAAVVGVDGVRSAATANPLAAAAPLAAEEHVPDDDPGRVLAESTVRSEVGNERAAIGLLQEALAAAPDLNLRADRMASLETALAEATMNAIEHGNQNIAELLVEIRIWVEPRALVVRVTDQGRGEPIPGDLDEPDLEAKLRGEQSPRGWGLFLIRNLVDDLRICSDENRQILELVMRLDGDAP; from the coding sequence ATGCCGATGCTGCGCCTGCCGCTGCGCAGCCGTCAGGTTCGCCCCAGCGACCTCGAGTCGGACACGCAGGCCGGCACCGCCGACGTGACGGCGGCACCGCAGGTCGACATCCCACCGCAGGATCCGCTCCTCGCCTACTTCCAGTCGCACCCGGAGCCGATCGACGTCGACAACCTCAAGCTCGACAGTCCCGGCGTGACCGCGCTCCGCGCGGCAGGTATCAAGCTGGCCGTCCCGCTGGTCAGCCAGGGCGAGCTGATCGGGCTGCTCAACCTCGGGCCGAGGCTGTCCGAGCAGGAGTACTCGGCCGACGACCGCAAGCTGCTGGAGAACCTCGCCGGCCAGGCCGCACCGGCGCTGCGGGTCGCGCAGCTGGTCCGTGAGCAGGAGGCCGAGGTCCGCCGCCGCGAACGCTACGAGCAGGAGCTCAAGGTCGCGCAGCTGATCCAGCAGAACTTCCTGCCCCAGACCGTGCCCGAGCCCTCCGGCTGGCTGCTCAACGCCTTCTACCGGCCCGCACGCGAGGTCGGCGGCGACTTCTACGACTTCATCGAGCTACCGAGAGGCGAGCTCGGTGTGGTGGTGGGCGACGTGACGGACAAAGGGGTGCCGGCCGCGCTGGTGATGGCGTCGACGCGCAGCGTGCTGCGATCGTCAGCAGGGCGGCTGGTCGAGCCCACCGAGGTGTTGGAGCGGGTCAACGACGTGCTCGTCCCCGACATGCCACCCAACATGTTCGTGACCTGCCTGTACGGCGTGCTGTCCCCCGACATCGGCCGGTTCCGGTTCGCCAACGCGGGACACAACCTCCCGGCGGTCCAGACCGATGCCGGGGCGCTGGAGCCGCGTGCCACCGGCATGCCGCTGGGGCTGCTGCCTGGCGCCACCTACGACCAGGCCGAGGTGACGATCGACCCCGGGTGGGCGGTCGTGCTGTACTCGGACGCGCTGCCCGAGGCCCACGACCCGGCCGGCGAGATGTACGGGTTCCCGAGGCTGCTCGAACTGGTCGGGTCGGCGTCAGCAGACACCGAGCTGATCGACGGGCTGCTGTCGTCCCTCCACGGGTTCACCGGGCCGGAGTGGGAGCAGGAGGACGACATCACCATCGTCACGCTGCGCCGCTCCGCGGGCGCAGCCGTGGTCGGCGTCGACGGGGTGCGAAGCGCTGCGACCGCGAACCCCCTCGCAGCGGCTGCCCCGCTGGCAGCGGAGGAGCACGTCCCCGACGACGACCCCGGCCGGGTCCTGGCCGAGTCCACCGTCAGGAGCGAGGTCGGCAACGAGCGTGCCGCGATCGGGTTGCTGCAGGAAGCGCTGGCGGCCGCACCGGACCTGAACCTCCGGGCCGACCGTATGGCGTCGCTCGAGACCGCACTGGCCGAGGCGACGATGAACGCGATCGAGCACGGCAACCAGAACATCGCCGAGCTGCTGGTCGAGATCCGGATCTGGGTCGAGCCGCGGGCCCTGGTGGTCCGCGTCACCGACCAGGGGCGGGGTGAGCCGATACCCGGCGATCTCGACGAGCCCGACCTCGAGGCCAAGCTCCGCGGCGAACAGAGCCCGCGCGGCTGGGGGCTGTTCCTGATCCGCAACCTGGTCGACGACCTGCGCATCTGCTCGGACGAGAACCGCCAGATCCTCGAGCTGGTGATGCGACTGGACGGAGACGCACCATGA
- a CDS encoding STAS domain-containing protein, whose amino-acid sequence MTSQFTASVRVPASERSAREGAAMAVAVIDLDGQLDGAAEAQMEQVYTDAIGDGIAAMVLDFGRVTYINSTGIALLVGLLARARTDDVEVGVCGLSDHYRHIFEITRLADFLTFFDDESAALAATPTPLNR is encoded by the coding sequence ATGACCAGCCAGTTCACCGCGTCGGTTCGTGTTCCAGCCAGCGAGCGGTCCGCCCGTGAGGGCGCGGCGATGGCCGTGGCGGTCATCGACCTCGACGGTCAGCTCGACGGCGCCGCCGAAGCGCAGATGGAACAGGTCTACACCGACGCGATCGGCGACGGCATCGCGGCGATGGTCCTCGACTTCGGCCGGGTCACCTACATCAACTCGACCGGCATCGCGTTGCTCGTGGGGCTGCTCGCCAGGGCCCGCACCGACGACGTCGAGGTGGGGGTGTGCGGACTGTCCGACCACTACCGGCACATCTTCGAGATCACCCGCCTCGCCGACTTCCTGACCTTCTTCGACGACGAGTCGGCGGCACTGGCCGCCACCCCCACCCCCTTGAACCGGTGA
- a CDS encoding STAS domain-containing protein yields MEPSTTSFTVRHAADSVAVVSLDGDVTPAEEAALMHAYGQAAVTGARSIVLDFSDLSYMNSGGIGLLVTLLVRAQRDKHELMAFGLTDHYRQILSLTRLDEAIRIFDDEATALAAAS; encoded by the coding sequence ATGGAACCTTCGACGACCTCCTTCACCGTCCGCCACGCAGCTGACAGCGTGGCGGTCGTCAGCCTCGACGGCGACGTGACGCCCGCCGAGGAGGCCGCACTGATGCACGCCTACGGGCAGGCCGCCGTGACCGGGGCACGGTCGATCGTGCTCGACTTCAGTGACCTGTCGTACATGAACAGTGGCGGCATCGGCCTGCTGGTCACGTTGCTCGTGCGCGCCCAGCGGGACAAACACGAACTCATGGCCTTCGGCCTGACCGACCACTACCGCCAGATCCTGTCGCTGACGCGGCTCGACGAGGCGATCCGCATCTTCGACGACGAGGCCACCGCGCTCGCCGCCGCGAGCTGA